Sequence from the Rhizobium sp. TH2 genome:
CCGCTCCCACCTTCGCCCAAGCCCATGGCACGGAAGGCGGCCTCGTCCTGCTCCTACCCACCGGCTACTACCTTCTCGGTGCCGGTCTTGCTGTCGCCGCCTCGTTCCTGCTGCTCGCCTTCGTGACAGCCCAGGAGACCGAACGCGTCGCCGCGATGCGTCTGCGGCTCTTCACTGTTCCTGATGTGCCGCGTGAAATCACCAGCGCCATCGGATTCTTTTTCCTCGCCTTTCTGGTCTTCGCCGGCATCGTCGGCAGCCGCGATCCTGTGGTCAATCCGTTGCCGACAATGATCTGGACAATCTGGTGGGTCTGTTTCACGCTGTTCCAGGCCGTGGTCGGTCCGCTCTGGCACCACTTCAATCCCTGGACCGCTATCCTCGCGCTGTTCGGCCGCAACAACCGTGAGGGGCTGCTGAAATTGCCCGTGCGTGCGGGCTATCGCATCGCCGTGCTGCAATTCGCTGTCTTCGCCTGGTTCGAACTAATCTACGTCGCCCCGAGCGACCCGCTGCGGCTGGCCATCGCGGTGATCGCCTTCTGGGCGTTCAACCTCGCGGGTGCATTCATTTTCGGCGAGAAGGACTGGATGGCGCGCGCCGAACCCTTTTCCATTTTCTTCGGCCTGATCGGTCGGCTCTCGCCCTTTCACCGCGAGCCGATCGGCGAAAAACGCACTGGCGTGGTGCTCACCTGGCCGGGAATGACCCTGATCAGTGCGAATGCTCTGCCACTGACAGGCGTGTTCTTCATCCTCCTCACGCTCTCGACCGTATCCTTCGACGGCCTTTCGCGCACCTTCCTCTGGCTCGGTTCGATCCACGTCAACCCGCTCGAATTTCCCGGGCGCAGCGATGTGGAAACATCGGGCACATCAGGCCTGATCGGCATGTTCGCCGCCATGTCCGCGCTCTATCTCGGCACGGTGGCGCTTGGCTGCCGGCTTGCCGGCCGCAGCGACATATGGCTCGCCGCATCAGGGCGCCTGATCTACTCGCTCGTACCGATCGCGCTCGCCTTCCAGGCTGCCCACTACCTCACCAGCGTGCTGGTGGACGGCCAGAATGCGCTGATCGCGCTCTCCGACCCCTATTCGCTCGGCTGGAACCTGTTTGGCACCGCGGGTTGGCACACCACCACGTCATTCCTCAACACGATGTCCGGCGTGAGCCTGATCTTCAACACGCAGACACTTGTGATCGCGCTCGGCCATATCACCGGCATCGTCATGGCGCATCTGATCGCACTGAGGATTTTCGACACGCCGCGCCAGGCGGTGGCCAGCCAAATCCCGCTCGCGGCGCTGATGGTGTTCTACACGGCCTTCGGACTGTGGCTGCTGGCGACGCCCAGGATCTGAACGCCAGAACACATGCCATCCCGCTTCTTCAAGAGCCGCATGCAATCAGCGAAAATGCAGCGAGAAGCTTTAGTTCCGGATTAAACCCTATCGTGTATCCAACTCCGAGAGATGGAGATTAGGATGCGTATCATCACGTCATTGATCATCGCCAGTGTGGTCGGCTCGACGGCAGTCGGCGCCTTGAGACACTATCTCGATGGGTCGTCAAACGAGGGGAGTCCCAGGCAGGCCTTGAAGACACTCTTTAAGGAAGATCGTCCAGCCGCTCTGCGTCTGTTTGAACGGGCGACCTTCGCCTGTGTGCCCGAGCTCGATAAGCTGAAGTCGAACAATGCGCGCGTCTTCTTTTCACGCATGCTCGTCGTCAGAATAGAGATGCAGGAGAAGAACGGCGATGAACTGACCAAGGACGATAAGCGGCGCATCAACAAAGAAATTGAACAACTCCTACGAGTCATCCCGGAAGCGGATGCGATTGTGTTTGCTGGAGCCGTGAAGACGATCAACACGCAAAAGAAGAAGATTCAGACCTGCCTCGTAGACACGGTCGCCGAATATGCACTTCAAATTCAGCGAAAGAAGAAGGAAGCCCTTCTGTCCGGCGTGGAGTTGCGCGGCTCGTGATTTGCTCACCCATGCCCGACACCGAGATATTTCTGCACCAGCGACGAATCCGCCCGCACCTCATCGACGTCGAACTCGGCCTGCACCACGCCCTGGTCCATGAAAGCAATTCGATCGGCGACGGGAAGCACCGCATCGATGCGCTGTTCGACCAGTAGCACTGCGACGCCATCGTTGCGAAGCTTGGTCACGACGTCGCGGATCGCCTGGATCATCGAGGGCATCAGGCCTTCGGTCGGCTCGTCAAGCATGATGATCTTCGGCTCGACGCAGAGCGCGCGGGCGATGGCGACCATGCTCTGCTCGCCGCCGGAGAGCGTGCCGGATTGCTGGCCGAGCCGCTCCTTGAGCGCCGGGAAATAGCCGAGCGCCCGCTCCATCGCGGCGCCGCCCGATTTGCGGGTCATCAGCCCGACCTCCAGGTTTTCCCGCACGGTCAGCTCTTTGAACAGCCGTCGGCCCTGCGGCACATAGCCTATGCCGTGGCGCGGGATCTGCTCGGCCGGCAGGCCGCTGATATCCTTGCCATCGATGACAAGCGTGCCGGTGCGCGGCGGCACCAAGCCGAGGATAGATTTCAGCGCCGTGGTCTTGCCGGCGCCATTACGGCCGA
This genomic interval carries:
- a CDS encoding ABC transporter ATP-binding protein, which produces MMLEVKNYNTFYGELQVLRDFSVSVAAGEILCLLGRNGAGKTTALKSILGLVPPRTGTLVIDGKDISGLPAEQIPRHGIGYVPQGRRLFKELTVRENLEVGLMTRKSGGAAMERALGYFPALKERLGQQSGTLSGGEQSMVAIARALCVEPKIIMLDEPTEGLMPSMIQAIRDVVTKLRNDGVAVLLVEQRIDAVLPVADRIAFMDQGVVQAEFDVDEVRADSSLVQKYLGVGHG